In Aerococcus loyolae, a genomic segment contains:
- the nox gene encoding H2O-forming NADH oxidase — translation MKFVIVGTNHAGIAAANTILDNYGEGNELVMLDRNSNLSYLGCGTALWVGRQIDGYEGLFYTKPEDFEAKGAKISLETNVEKVDFDKKVVYAKTKDGQEIEESYDKLILAEGSAPIAPNLPGKDLDGIHFLKLFQEGQAVDQELSKDGVDTVAVIGAGYIGVEIAEAARRRGKNVLLFDAEDTCLASYYDKEFSQLMDENLKENGIETHYGEFAQEYLGENGRVTGLKTDKGQYEVDAVINCIGFRPNSNLGEDHLERFGNGAYLVNRGFQTSDPDVYAVGDCATNYSNALQDTTYIALASNAVRAGIVGAHNAAGTAIDGAGVQGSNGIEIFDLKLVSTGLSVKAAKKADIPVKYVDYEDLQLPGFMPEEKNEKVKIRIVYTEEGNRIVGAQLASHYDMHQLIHMFSLAIQEELTMDKLQLLDIFFLPHYNQPYNYVTMAALSADK, via the coding sequence ATGAAATTTGTAATTGTTGGTACAAACCATGCTGGGATTGCAGCGGCAAATACGATCTTAGACAATTATGGAGAAGGCAATGAATTAGTCATGCTTGACCGTAACTCAAACTTAAGTTACTTAGGTTGTGGGACTGCTCTATGGGTAGGTCGTCAAATCGATGGCTATGAAGGACTGTTCTATACTAAACCAGAAGATTTTGAAGCCAAAGGTGCTAAAATTTCTTTGGAAACCAATGTGGAAAAGGTTGATTTTGATAAGAAAGTCGTTTATGCCAAAACAAAAGACGGGCAAGAAATTGAAGAATCTTATGACAAGTTAATTCTTGCGGAAGGCTCTGCGCCAATTGCTCCTAACTTGCCAGGTAAAGACTTAGACGGGATCCACTTCTTAAAACTCTTCCAAGAAGGACAAGCGGTTGACCAAGAACTCAGCAAGGACGGCGTAGATACCGTAGCCGTTATTGGTGCCGGTTATATTGGGGTAGAAATTGCCGAAGCAGCAAGACGTCGTGGAAAGAATGTATTATTATTCGATGCTGAAGATACCTGTTTGGCTTCCTACTATGACAAAGAGTTCTCCCAATTAATGGATGAGAACCTAAAAGAAAACGGGATTGAGACCCATTACGGTGAATTCGCCCAAGAGTATTTAGGTGAAAATGGACGGGTCACTGGACTAAAAACCGACAAAGGCCAATATGAAGTGGATGCTGTGATTAACTGTATCGGCTTTAGACCTAATTCAAACCTTGGTGAAGACCACTTGGAACGTTTCGGCAATGGCGCTTATTTAGTTAACCGTGGTTTCCAAACCTCGGATCCTGATGTTTATGCTGTGGGCGACTGTGCCACTAACTATTCCAATGCTTTGCAAGATACCACCTATATTGCTTTAGCAAGTAATGCGGTTCGTGCCGGGATCGTTGGTGCCCACAATGCCGCAGGGACTGCCATTGACGGCGCTGGTGTTCAAGGCTCTAACGGTATTGAAATCTTTGACTTGAAATTAGTTTCCACCGGTTTAAGCGTTAAGGCTGCAAAAAAAGCCGATATTCCAGTGAAATATGTTGACTATGAAGACTTACAATTACCAGGCTTTATGCCAGAAGAAAAGAATGAAAAGGTAAAAATTCGGATTGTCTATACTGAAGAAGGCAACCGGATCGTAGGTGCCCAATTAGCTTCTCATTACGATATGCACCAATTAATCCACATGTTCTCCTTAGCCATCCAAGAAGAATTAACCATGGATAAATTACAACTCCTGGATATCTTCTTCTTACCTCACTATAACCAACCTTATAACTATGTCACTATGGCGGCTTTAAGCGCTGATAAATAG
- a CDS encoding GlsB/YeaQ/YmgE family stress response membrane protein — translation MGWIWSLIVGGVLGAIAGAIIGRDVPGGVIGNVIAGILGSWLGGKLMSGFGPEIGGFYIIPTLLGAIIILLIYYWLAKKLG, via the coding sequence ATGGGTTGGATTTGGTCCCTCATCGTTGGTGGTGTACTTGGTGCAATCGCTGGTGCCATCATTGGTAGAGACGTACCCGGTGGTGTAATTGGAAATGTAATCGCAGGTATTCTCGGTTCCTGGCTAGGTGGAAAATTAATGTCTGGCTTCGGTCCAGAAATCGGTGGTTTTTACATTATCCCTACCCTACTAGGTGCTATTATTATTTTGCTCATCTATTACTGGCTGGCTAAGAAGCTAGGCTAA
- a CDS encoding NUDIX hydrolase — translation MEFGEKTLNKETIYQGSLIEVEKHVVELQNKEKANREIIHHAPAVAILALNNDKLLLVKQYRKAIEKAILEIPAGLVDPGEDLLTAAKRELEEETAFQAENWQALDKFYVSPGYLDEYLQIYQASSLAKVAHPKAQDADEHIEVFQLSFEEVQAAIEKGDICDMKTIYAVKQWEIIKLRGETK, via the coding sequence ATGGAATTCGGTGAAAAAACACTCAATAAAGAAACCATTTACCAAGGAAGTTTGATTGAAGTTGAAAAGCATGTGGTGGAACTACAAAATAAAGAAAAAGCCAATCGCGAAATCATCCACCATGCCCCCGCAGTGGCAATTTTAGCCCTCAACAATGATAAATTATTACTGGTCAAGCAATACCGTAAAGCTATCGAAAAGGCTATTTTAGAAATTCCAGCTGGCTTAGTCGATCCCGGAGAAGACCTTTTAACTGCTGCCAAGCGTGAACTCGAAGAGGAGACCGCCTTTCAAGCTGAAAATTGGCAAGCCTTAGATAAATTTTATGTCTCACCGGGTTACTTAGATGAATATCTTCAAATTTATCAAGCCTCTAGCTTGGCTAAGGTCGCTCATCCTAAAGCCCAAGACGCGGATGAACACATTGAAGTTTTTCAATTGAGTTTCGAAGAAGTACAAGCGGCTATTGAAAAAGGAGATATCTGTGACATGAAGACCATTTATGCTGTCAAACAATGGGAGATTATCAAATTACGAGGTGAAACGAAGTAA
- a CDS encoding 5'-methylthioadenosine/adenosylhomocysteine nucleosidase, with translation MKIAIIAALSREVNYYIETIDHLEEKTIADMAYWLGSYQGKDLVIAQSGVGKVNAALATTVVALEDPDVIINTGSAGAIDPSLKIGDIVLAEYAIYNDVDATAFDNVLGQVDGMPVNYPTDPQWRSAFYQYYSEHASQANIKIGPIVSGDSFIASQDKVAWIQEHFPGAMCTEMEGTAIGQVAYRFKIPFVIIRAISDTANHDANVTFEEFIEKVGRQSAQATLDFIAKLQ, from the coding sequence ATGAAAATTGCTATTATCGCGGCCTTGAGTCGGGAAGTGAATTATTATATTGAAACTATTGACCATTTAGAAGAAAAGACAATCGCCGATATGGCCTATTGGCTAGGTAGCTACCAAGGCAAGGACTTGGTGATCGCCCAATCTGGGGTCGGCAAAGTCAATGCGGCCTTGGCGACGACTGTCGTTGCTCTGGAAGATCCAGATGTGATTATTAATACCGGTTCAGCTGGAGCTATTGATCCTAGTTTAAAGATTGGAGACATTGTCTTGGCGGAATATGCCATCTATAACGATGTCGATGCGACTGCATTTGATAATGTCTTAGGCCAAGTGGACGGGATGCCGGTTAACTATCCAACCGACCCTCAATGGCGTTCAGCTTTTTACCAGTATTACTCGGAACATGCTAGCCAAGCTAACATTAAAATTGGCCCGATTGTTTCTGGAGATTCCTTTATTGCTAGCCAAGACAAGGTGGCTTGGATTCAAGAGCACTTCCCCGGAGCCATGTGTACTGAGATGGAAGGCACGGCGATTGGCCAAGTGGCTTATCGTTTTAAGATTCCTTTTGTCATTATCCGGGCCATCTCAGATACCGCTAACCATGATGCCAATGTAACTTTTGAAGAGTTTATTGAAAAAGTGGGGCGGCAAAGTGCCCAAGCTACCCTGGACTTTATCGCAAAACTTCAATAA
- the rpsD gene encoding 30S ribosomal protein S4, with product MSRYTGPSWKKSRRYGISLSGTGKELARRPYAPGQHGPNQRRKSLSEYGLQLQEKQKLRFIYGLTEKQFHNLYNRAEKIKEGTVGTNFMTLLEQRLDNMVYRLGLASTRRQARQLVSHGHITVDGKRVDIPSYIVEVGQVIGVREKSKNLQVIKDSVEGLYGHVPYVEFDADKLEGSLSRLPERDEMNQEIDESLVVEYYNQV from the coding sequence ATGTCACGTTATACAGGACCAAGCTGGAAGAAATCACGTCGTTATGGGATTTCATTATCCGGAACTGGTAAAGAATTAGCTCGTCGCCCTTACGCTCCTGGTCAACATGGACCTAACCAACGTCGTAAGAGCTTATCTGAATACGGTCTTCAATTACAAGAAAAACAAAAATTACGTTTTATCTATGGTTTAACTGAAAAACAATTCCATAATCTATATAACCGTGCTGAAAAGATTAAAGAAGGTACTGTGGGTACCAACTTTATGACCCTTTTAGAACAACGTTTAGATAATATGGTTTACCGTTTAGGTTTAGCTTCTACCCGTCGCCAAGCACGTCAATTAGTTTCCCATGGACATATCACTGTTGATGGTAAACGTGTTGATATTCCTTCTTACATTGTTGAAGTAGGACAAGTTATCGGCGTCCGTGAAAAATCTAAAAACCTACAAGTGATTAAAGATTCTGTTGAAGGTTTATACGGTCACGTTCCTTATGTTGAATTTGATGCTGATAAACTAGAAGGCTCATTATCACGCTTACCAGAACGCGATGAAATGAACCAAGAAATTGACGAATCACTCGTTGTTGAATACTACAACCAAGTTTAA
- a CDS encoding septation ring formation regulator EzrA: MGFIIALIIIIVIILIGYGLLYYLGRKQSKTNLELDEKKQEIMAIPVADKLYTIRNKNVSGNTRRLFEAEQAKWQTIKQYKLPEIEAALVQAQADADKFSLIKSRKTAEETEKLIYDTLQDVQNINQSLEELLASESKNEAYFQEVNDRYAKIRKQLLAHGYAYGDSQETLEKHLSYIELDFTKYNTLMSDADYLAAHDVLDQTKEDIEALEAMMEEIPKLLDKIDNEYEEQLEDLKSGYSQMLDMDFQFPSGVRVDEEIQQVEKGIEQCYAALAECDLSETSSLMSATEAQIDRSYELMEVELRAKEYIEKNQGNLEQRINQVRQSNRYGSLEIDRVSQNYLLHDNELGKLQDYADQIDRIHEDVDTVNQRLGAHVIAYTDMQSVYKDKYEQLNEIDKAQSHIVGSLANLRQKERDARDMLYTFDLDMRNMKRRVNQYHLPGLPDAYLDRYFATEDKVEELERKMNRVKLDMDEIDQLVNEVSEAIERLDLETENMIDQALLTEQTVQYANRYRANHPELNQAIEKSSYYFNQTFDYKKAHQTISQAVDQLESGASNKVENQYRQEKEERLY, encoded by the coding sequence GTGGGATTTATAATTGCTCTAATCATCATCATTGTGATTATTTTGATTGGCTATGGCCTACTCTACTACTTAGGTCGCAAGCAAAGCAAAACCAACCTAGAACTTGATGAGAAGAAACAGGAGATCATGGCCATTCCTGTTGCAGATAAACTCTACACTATCCGTAATAAAAATGTGAGTGGTAATACACGCCGGCTATTTGAGGCTGAACAAGCCAAGTGGCAAACCATTAAACAGTATAAGTTACCTGAAATTGAAGCTGCACTGGTGCAGGCCCAGGCAGATGCTGATAAATTTTCACTCATTAAGTCTCGAAAAACGGCCGAAGAAACTGAAAAGTTGATTTATGATACTTTACAAGATGTTCAAAATATCAATCAATCCTTAGAAGAACTCTTAGCTAGCGAGTCAAAAAATGAAGCTTATTTTCAAGAGGTTAATGACCGCTATGCCAAAATAAGAAAACAACTCCTTGCTCATGGTTATGCCTATGGGGATTCACAAGAAACTTTGGAAAAACATCTTTCTTATATTGAATTGGACTTTACCAAATACAATACCTTAATGAGTGATGCCGACTACCTAGCAGCTCATGATGTTTTAGACCAAACTAAGGAAGATATCGAAGCCTTAGAAGCGATGATGGAAGAAATTCCTAAGCTATTGGATAAGATTGATAATGAATATGAAGAACAACTTGAAGACCTTAAATCAGGCTATTCACAAATGCTAGATATGGACTTCCAATTTCCTTCTGGTGTACGGGTTGATGAAGAAATTCAACAGGTAGAAAAGGGCATCGAGCAGTGCTATGCAGCCTTAGCTGAATGCGATTTAAGTGAAACATCTTCCTTAATGAGCGCAACTGAAGCTCAAATTGACCGCAGCTATGAATTAATGGAAGTTGAATTACGGGCTAAGGAATATATTGAGAAAAACCAAGGTAACCTTGAACAAAGAATTAACCAAGTCCGCCAAAGTAATCGCTATGGATCACTAGAAATTGACCGGGTGTCCCAAAATTATCTGCTCCATGATAATGAACTGGGCAAGTTACAAGACTACGCTGATCAAATTGACCGCATCCACGAAGATGTGGATACCGTTAACCAACGACTCGGAGCCCACGTCATTGCCTATACCGACATGCAGAGCGTTTATAAAGATAAATATGAACAGCTTAATGAAATTGATAAGGCCCAATCTCATATTGTGGGGTCCTTAGCTAATCTCCGGCAAAAAGAACGCGATGCCCGTGACATGCTTTACACTTTCGACTTAGATATGCGTAACATGAAACGCCGGGTTAATCAGTATCATTTACCGGGACTTCCTGATGCTTATCTAGATCGTTATTTTGCTACTGAAGATAAAGTTGAAGAACTCGAGCGCAAAATGAATCGGGTCAAACTGGATATGGATGAAATTGACCAGCTCGTCAATGAAGTTTCCGAGGCGATTGAGCGTCTGGATTTAGAAACTGAAAACATGATTGACCAGGCCTTATTGACTGAACAAACCGTTCAATATGCTAACCGCTACCGGGCCAACCATCCCGAACTAAATCAAGCCATCGAAAAATCTTCTTACTACTTTAATCAAACTTTCGATTATAAAAAGGCCCATCAGACCATTAGTCAGGCTGTTGACCAATTAGAGTCAGGGGCATCCAATAAAGTGGAGAACCAATATCGACAAGAGAAAGAAGAGCGTTTGTATTAA
- a CDS encoding cysteine desulfurase family protein gives MIYFDNSATTKIDPAALKSLVMTMENYYGNPSSLHDLGNQAKALLNKARQQIAELCGCQAEEIFFTSGGTESNNWALKGTAYEKAGRGKHIITSSVEHPSVSHTLKELEQEGFEVTYLPVDKEGRVNPKDLQAAIRPDTILVSIMAVNNEIGTIQPIKEIAEILTDFPTIHFHVDGVQSLGRFKDPLIHSRVDLYSFSSHKFNGPRGVGILYKKKNRTLKNLVEGGGQEANLRSGTENLPGIVATAKAFRLSLERAQEENQRQEAIQALIRDYLKQYPDTIRIFSPESGASPHVLCFALKAVRGEVMVHALEEKGIYVSTTSACSSRQTGHSSSTLLAMGVDGSWAHSAIRLSFGFENTEEEAQHFIDTFEELRQKFTVIQ, from the coding sequence ATCATTTATTTTGATAATAGTGCAACGACTAAAATTGACCCTGCCGCTTTAAAGTCCCTGGTGATGACCATGGAGAATTATTACGGTAACCCTTCCAGCTTGCATGACTTAGGTAACCAAGCCAAAGCCTTGCTCAATAAGGCCCGCCAGCAAATTGCAGAACTCTGTGGTTGTCAGGCAGAGGAAATCTTTTTTACTAGTGGGGGAACTGAATCCAATAACTGGGCTCTCAAAGGAACGGCCTATGAAAAGGCGGGCCGGGGTAAACATATTATTACTTCTAGTGTTGAACATCCCTCAGTCAGTCATACTTTAAAAGAGCTAGAACAAGAAGGCTTTGAAGTGACTTACTTACCCGTTGATAAGGAAGGACGGGTAAACCCCAAGGATCTTCAGGCCGCAATACGACCGGATACGATTCTGGTTTCAATCATGGCTGTAAATAATGAAATTGGGACCATCCAACCGATCAAGGAGATTGCTGAAATTTTAACCGATTTTCCCACCATCCACTTCCATGTTGATGGCGTCCAAAGCTTGGGTCGTTTTAAGGATCCGCTCATCCATTCTCGTGTCGACCTTTATTCCTTTTCATCGCATAAATTCAATGGGCCTCGGGGAGTGGGAATTCTCTACAAAAAGAAAAACCGGACTTTGAAGAATTTAGTAGAAGGTGGCGGCCAAGAAGCAAATCTACGGAGTGGTACCGAGAACTTACCCGGAATTGTGGCAACAGCTAAGGCCTTCCGCTTAAGTTTAGAGCGGGCTCAAGAAGAAAATCAGCGCCAAGAAGCCATCCAAGCTTTAATCAGAGATTACCTCAAACAATACCCAGATACTATCCGGATTTTTTCTCCTGAATCAGGCGCTTCTCCCCATGTACTCTGCTTTGCCTTAAAGGCTGTCCGTGGAGAAGTGATGGTCCACGCTTTGGAAGAAAAGGGTATCTATGTGTCCACTACTAGCGCCTGTTCTAGCCGTCAAACCGGTCATTCTTCATCGACCTTACTAGCCATGGGAGTCGATGGGTCTTGGGCTCATTCGGCTATTCGTCTAAGCTTTGGCTTTGAAAATACAGAAGAAGAAGCCCAACATTTTATTGACACTTTTGAAGAATTACGTCAAAAATTTACTGTTATCCAATAG
- the thiI gene encoding tRNA uracil 4-sulfurtransferase ThiI, with translation METKIMIRYGELSVKGKNKRRFINRLAENIRQIFSDYPQVKVSEQFDFMFIELNGVDKEIVIDRLQYIFGIQSYSPVYEIDRDFGLLKEVAKQVVKEKLDEREIHSFKVATSRSDHNYHMDTNAINRELGAYLMEEFPNLEVKMKKPDLTVRVKVRFKDFVVSSDWIKGIGGLPVGTSSRGILMLSGGIDSPVAGYLAMKRGVRPIAIHFASPPYTSPQALEKAKQLAGKLTKFGSWIDFIEVPFTEIQEAIKEHIPSEYLMTITRRMMLRVADRIREQYHALSIINGESLGQVASQTAESMYAINAVTTTPIIRPVVTMDKLEIIDIAQAIDTFDLSIQPFEDCCTVFAPASPSTKPKVDRCEYYESRLDIDSLVDNCLAKLNFERIDHHSLEESTAQEEAMDDLL, from the coding sequence ATGGAAACTAAAATCATGATCCGTTATGGCGAATTATCAGTTAAAGGAAAAAATAAACGCCGTTTTATTAACCGTTTAGCTGAAAATATCCGCCAAATCTTTTCTGACTATCCACAGGTTAAGGTGAGTGAACAGTTCGATTTCATGTTTATTGAGCTTAATGGCGTCGATAAGGAAATCGTCATTGATCGCTTGCAATATATTTTCGGTATCCAAAGTTATAGTCCTGTCTACGAAATTGACCGTGACTTTGGCCTGTTAAAAGAAGTGGCCAAACAAGTGGTGAAAGAAAAGTTAGATGAAAGGGAAATTCATAGCTTCAAGGTTGCTACTTCCCGATCCGACCACAATTATCATATGGATACCAATGCTATTAACCGAGAATTAGGGGCTTATCTGATGGAAGAATTCCCCAATTTAGAAGTTAAAATGAAAAAGCCCGACCTCACCGTCCGGGTCAAGGTGCGCTTTAAGGACTTTGTTGTGTCTTCTGACTGGATTAAAGGGATCGGCGGTTTACCGGTGGGAACCAGTTCTCGTGGGATCCTCATGTTATCTGGGGGAATTGATTCTCCGGTAGCGGGATATTTAGCCATGAAACGTGGAGTGAGACCTATTGCCATCCACTTTGCTTCACCACCCTATACCAGTCCCCAAGCCTTAGAAAAGGCGAAACAATTAGCGGGAAAGTTGACTAAATTTGGCTCTTGGATCGATTTTATTGAAGTGCCTTTTACAGAAATTCAAGAAGCGATTAAGGAGCATATTCCCAGTGAATATTTAATGACTATTACCCGACGGATGATGCTAAGAGTGGCTGACCGCATTCGTGAACAGTACCATGCCTTATCCATTATTAATGGAGAGTCCCTGGGACAAGTGGCTTCACAGACTGCTGAATCCATGTATGCCATTAATGCCGTGACTACAACACCGATTATTCGTCCTGTTGTTACCATGGATAAATTAGAAATTATTGATATTGCCCAGGCGATTGACACTTTTGATTTGTCTATTCAACCTTTTGAAGACTGCTGTACTGTTTTTGCACCGGCTTCACCAAGTACTAAGCCGAAAGTGGACCGCTGTGAATATTATGAATCCCGTCTTGATATTGACAGCCTAGTGGACAATTGCCTAGCTAAGCTTAACTTTGAGCGAATTGACCATCATTCCTTGGAGGAAAGCACTGCCCAAGAAGAAGCCATGGATGACTTACTTTAA
- the gndA gene encoding NADP-dependent phosphogluconate dehydrogenase: MTQAQIGVIGMAVMGKNLALNIESRGYTVAIYNRTTSRMEAVYEENKDKNLVPTRSLEEFVEHLERPRRILLMVKAGAATDHFIDQILPLLEEGDILIDGGNTYFKDTMRRSEKLAQSGIHFIGMGVSGGEEGALKGPALMPGGQKEAYLEMKDILEAMAAKAPSDGKPCVTYIGENGAGHFVKMVHNGIEYGDMELISESYDLLRHYLDLSVEECAQYFKQWNQGELDSYLIEITADILTKKDPQTQAPMIDVILDAAGNKGTGKWTSQEALDLGVPLPTITDSVYARYISALKDERVRASQVLEGPSQVKGVEDKEAFIEKIRQALYFSKLMSYAQGFVEYREASKTYNWDLDYKAIASIFRGGCIIRAQFLETIMAAYENNPELENILLDDYFKEIAAKYQQATRDVVSAAVQAGIPVSGFTSAISYYDSYRSATLPANMIQAQRDYFGAHTYQRVDQEGTYHFLWDEEKEVKQ, encoded by the coding sequence ATGACTCAAGCACAAATTGGTGTAATCGGAATGGCGGTAATGGGGAAAAACTTAGCCCTAAATATTGAAAGCCGTGGCTATACGGTCGCTATTTATAATCGGACTACCTCACGGATGGAAGCCGTTTATGAAGAAAACAAGGACAAGAACTTAGTCCCTACCCGTTCGCTAGAAGAATTTGTTGAACATCTTGAACGTCCCCGTCGTATTTTACTTATGGTAAAAGCTGGGGCAGCTACTGATCATTTCATTGATCAAATTTTACCCCTTTTAGAAGAAGGCGATATCCTCATTGACGGCGGAAATACCTACTTCAAAGATACCATGCGGCGTTCAGAAAAATTAGCTCAATCCGGGATCCACTTTATCGGCATGGGAGTTTCTGGTGGTGAAGAGGGTGCCCTGAAGGGGCCTGCATTAATGCCAGGTGGTCAAAAAGAAGCTTATCTAGAAATGAAAGATATTCTTGAAGCCATGGCGGCTAAGGCACCAAGTGATGGGAAACCCTGCGTGACCTATATTGGCGAAAATGGGGCTGGTCACTTTGTTAAAATGGTCCACAACGGTATCGAATATGGGGACATGGAATTAATTAGTGAATCCTATGATTTATTGCGTCATTATTTAGATTTAAGCGTGGAAGAATGTGCTCAATACTTCAAGCAATGGAACCAAGGCGAATTAGACAGCTATTTGATTGAAATTACCGCTGATATCTTGACCAAGAAGGACCCCCAAACCCAAGCGCCAATGATTGACGTTATTCTTGATGCTGCGGGTAATAAGGGAACCGGAAAATGGACATCTCAAGAGGCCTTAGACTTAGGAGTGCCGCTACCAACTATTACGGATTCAGTATATGCGCGTTATATTTCTGCTTTAAAGGATGAACGTGTCCGTGCTAGCCAAGTCTTAGAAGGACCAAGCCAAGTGAAAGGTGTTGAGGATAAGGAAGCCTTTATTGAAAAAATCCGTCAAGCCCTCTATTTCTCTAAACTAATGAGCTACGCCCAAGGTTTTGTGGAATACCGTGAAGCAAGTAAGACTTACAATTGGGACTTAGATTATAAGGCCATTGCAAGTATTTTTAGAGGGGGATGTATTATTCGGGCACAATTCCTTGAAACAATTATGGCTGCTTATGAGAATAATCCAGAATTAGAAAATATTCTTTTAGATGATTACTTTAAGGAAATAGCCGCTAAATACCAACAAGCTACCCGAGATGTGGTGAGTGCAGCAGTTCAAGCGGGTATTCCGGTATCTGGATTTACTAGTGCGATTTCATATTATGACAGCTATCGTTCAGCCACACTACCTGCTAATATGATCCAAGCACAAAGAGATTATTTTGGGGCCCATACCTACCAAAGAGTGGACCAAGAAGGAACTTATCATTTCTTATGG